One Pseudomonas tolaasii NCPPB 2192 genomic window carries:
- a CDS encoding SIMPL domain-containing protein (The SIMPL domain is named for its presence in mouse protein SIMPL (signalling molecule that associates with mouse pelle-like kinase). Bacterial member BP26, from Brucella, was shown to assemble into a channel-like structure, while YggE from E. coli has been associated with resistance to oxidative stress.): MSRFTRSAAVITLGVATLASLPALAAEGLNYNQISLRAEVSQEVARDKMIVTLYTESQNSDPAKLAAEITNTMNKALGEAREVKGVTLRQGSRNSYPIYDNKNQKITGWRERAELRLESADFPALSKLTGELLNTLKMENMDFAIADATRKSSEDALLKDAVAAFKARAQLATDALGGKGYKIVNLNFNTNGYPMPYARNGGMMMKAAMADSAPTPEVEAGTSQVNMSADGVIEVQMQ; encoded by the coding sequence ATGTCTCGTTTCACTCGCAGTGCTGCTGTTATCACCCTCGGCGTCGCAACCCTGGCCAGCCTCCCCGCGCTGGCAGCCGAAGGCCTGAACTACAACCAGATTTCCCTGCGCGCCGAGGTCAGCCAGGAGGTTGCCCGCGACAAGATGATCGTGACGCTCTACACCGAGTCCCAAAACAGCGACCCGGCCAAGCTCGCCGCCGAAATCACCAACACCATGAACAAGGCCCTCGGTGAAGCCCGCGAAGTCAAAGGCGTGACCCTGCGCCAGGGCAGCCGTAACAGCTACCCGATCTACGACAACAAGAACCAGAAAATCACCGGCTGGCGTGAACGCGCCGAGCTGCGCCTGGAAAGTGCGGACTTCCCGGCCCTGTCCAAGCTCACCGGCGAGCTGCTGAACACCCTGAAAATGGAAAACATGGATTTCGCCATCGCCGACGCCACGCGCAAGTCCAGCGAAGACGCGTTGCTCAAAGACGCCGTCGCCGCCTTCAAGGCCCGCGCGCAACTGGCCACCGACGCACTCGGCGGCAAGGGCTACAAGATCGTCAACCTGAACTTCAACACCAACGGCTACCCGATGCCTTACGCGCGCAACGGCGGGATGATGATGAAAGCCGCCATGGCCGATTCGGCGCCCACGCCTGAAGTGGAAGCCGGCACCAGCCAGGTCAACATGAGCGCCGACGGTGTGATCGAAGTGCAAATGCAGTGA
- a CDS encoding ATP-binding protein codes for MLAAVKLTSATRQNLWRLTFIRTLVLAAQAGSVGLAYWFDLLPLPWLQLAVTLGFSIVLCVFTAIRLRTTWPVTELEYALQLACDLFIHSVLLYFSGGSTNPFVSYYLVPLTIAAVTLPWRYSVVLSGIALALYTLLLAQFYPLQTFPIARENLQIYGMWLSFALSAAVITFFAARMAEELRRQEELRAIRREEGLRDQQLLAVATQAAGAAHELGTPLATMSVLLNEMVQDHPDPALQDDLSVLQEQVKQCKHTLQQLVRAAEANRRLAVEMQDVTQWLDEALNRWHLMRPEASYRFHLLGQGTVPRMAPPPDLTQALLNLLNNAADACPEGLGVQLDWDAENVTISIRDHGAGVPLAIAEQIGKPFFTTKGKGFGLGLFLSKASVTRAGGSVKLYSHEEGGTLTELRLPRVARGDIDE; via the coding sequence ATGCTCGCCGCCGTAAAACTGACTTCCGCCACACGCCAGAACCTCTGGCGCCTGACGTTCATTCGCACCCTGGTATTGGCCGCACAGGCCGGTTCCGTCGGGCTCGCCTACTGGTTCGACCTGTTGCCGCTGCCGTGGCTGCAACTGGCCGTCACCCTTGGTTTCTCCATCGTGCTGTGTGTGTTCACCGCCATTCGGCTGCGCACCACCTGGCCGGTGACCGAGCTGGAATATGCCCTGCAGCTGGCCTGCGATCTGTTTATCCACAGTGTGTTGCTGTATTTCTCGGGGGGGTCCACCAACCCCTTCGTTTCCTATTACCTGGTGCCACTGACCATCGCCGCGGTGACCCTGCCGTGGCGCTACTCGGTGGTGCTTTCGGGCATCGCGCTGGCGCTGTATACCCTGCTGCTGGCGCAGTTCTACCCGTTGCAGACCTTTCCCATCGCCCGGGAAAACCTGCAGATTTACGGGATGTGGCTGAGCTTTGCGCTGTCGGCGGCAGTGATTACATTCTTCGCCGCGCGCATGGCCGAGGAACTGCGCCGGCAGGAAGAACTGCGCGCCATCCGCCGTGAAGAAGGCCTGCGTGACCAGCAACTGCTGGCAGTTGCCACGCAGGCAGCCGGCGCCGCCCATGAACTGGGCACGCCGCTGGCGACCATGAGTGTGCTGCTCAATGAGATGGTCCAGGACCACCCCGACCCGGCCCTGCAAGATGACCTCAGTGTGTTGCAGGAGCAGGTCAAGCAGTGCAAGCACACCTTGCAGCAACTGGTGCGCGCCGCCGAGGCCAACCGCCGTCTGGCGGTAGAAATGCAGGATGTGACCCAGTGGCTCGACGAAGCCCTGAACCGCTGGCACCTGATGCGCCCTGAAGCCAGTTATCGCTTTCATTTATTAGGGCAGGGCACTGTACCGCGCATGGCGCCGCCGCCGGACCTGACCCAGGCGCTGCTCAACCTGTTGAACAACGCCGCCGACGCCTGCCCCGAAGGCCTGGGCGTGCAGCTGGACTGGGACGCGGAAAACGTCACCATCAGTATTCGTGACCACGGCGCGGGCGTGCCGCTGGCCATTGCCGAGCAAATCGGCAAACCCTTCTTTACCACCAAGGGCAAAGGCTTCGGCCTGGGCCTGTTTTTGAGCAAGGCCAGCGTGACCCGCGCGGGCGGCTCAGTGAAGCTCTATAGTCATGAGGAAGGTGGCACGCTCACCGAGCTGCGCCTGCCCCGTGTCGCACGAGGAGATATCGATGAGTGA
- a CDS encoding response regulator transcription factor: protein MSDEIQVEGEELPHLLLVDDDATFTRVMARAMSRRGFRVSTAGSAEEGLTIAQADLPDYAALDLKMDGDSGLVLLPKLLELDPEMRVVILTGYSSIATAVEAIKRGACNYLCKPADADDVLAALLSEHADLDTLVPENPMSVDRLQWEHIQRVLTEHEGNISATARALGMHRRTLQRKLQKRPVRR from the coding sequence ATGAGTGACGAGATCCAAGTCGAAGGCGAAGAACTGCCGCACCTGCTGCTGGTAGATGACGACGCCACCTTTACCCGCGTGATGGCGCGCGCCATGAGCCGTCGCGGCTTTCGCGTCAGCACTGCGGGGTCGGCCGAAGAGGGCCTGACCATCGCCCAGGCCGACCTGCCGGACTACGCCGCGCTCGACCTGAAAATGGACGGCGACTCCGGCCTGGTGCTGTTGCCCAAGCTGCTGGAACTCGACCCGGAAATGCGCGTGGTGATCCTCACCGGTTATTCCAGCATTGCCACGGCCGTCGAGGCGATCAAGCGCGGCGCCTGCAATTACCTGTGCAAACCGGCGGACGCCGATGACGTGCTGGCCGCGCTGCTCTCCGAACATGCCGACCTTGACACCCTGGTGCCGGAAAACCCGATGTCGGTAGACCGCCTGCAGTGGGAACACATCCAGCGCGTACTGACCGAGCACGAGGGCAACATTTCCGCTACCGCCCGCGCCCTGGGCATGCACCGGCGTACCTTACAGCGCAAGTTGCAGAAGCGCCCGGTACGGCGCTGA
- a CDS encoding dermonecrotic toxin domain-containing protein — protein MHIGIQRVSPYPPSTEPSLRPENIERPATPGARQKRAIDSGAPKDQERVQDVRLSDGAPGGYEEVSVNPDPGKRASLGEKEPSPVSTGLNINIDPAAREITDSFMSVEQEASNFLRKTFAELAQKAKTPADKDMWDMDPDDTFLVTFDYNTTGERPYPAKVIQRISLTQALIQNAQQTPVGQGYAVPFYAGGPEVIIKPDLETLRPGTFDLSSRFNPYQEQANTTHTFQGIYKESADEAAPVYNGGNQSSLTPAEFKKLIWKADFQQPYNAFLNDFWTRHLEKYPALAKASFIQSAMTQHQEGSLTSQGRALVMRAAGLPGNQASWPDIKYEDLLKNPPRDPGLETGLLKLGSYPATDLVYVTDANSTPALTLLYIPGNSSPLHSFGSQAEMKTWLAKQMAAPAKRDAMALHFALKDKPNGFTRAGIDETLAGLGAWPAKRETPGGLLNYDHRAFTGFWDPQTFITTEPSHLPFEEMAKRQKDRSYADADIRITSDADETKKALLSGLEKTKKAALFLAPLALVMPEVALALDAFYLADAASTTVIGLDDELHGKPKGTEHMVFGLFNAATVVVPRLVNAFRTAEGTAGNVEPNTVYAVENPAPNSLMGVEPHVPRVDAPLPDFSLHALPDHFLEGRALRGDGTYQVGEQFYVRYTDGTGVNRAFEISRNYKVENGYVRVIDPNTGKTVMFLESAGHGEWRLNTLKGGGRKFIKPAPQKAPLAKENAVPGISAKTPLANHQDWQSILDSGTYAGQPVYIHYTDKAGAEAIAQGQSITDATRGATRAGSKGGIYVNPPGQQFNGENVQDLLFLGNERYLGRGNYMVIFSTDQAPEELGAITAGSPFVELRMPKEIKLKPSNFLYLGPNNFPNYFG, from the coding sequence ATGCACATTGGTATCCAACGCGTCAGCCCTTACCCGCCCTCGACTGAACCCTCCCTGCGGCCCGAAAACATTGAGCGGCCAGCCACACCAGGGGCTCGCCAAAAACGCGCGATCGACTCCGGTGCGCCTAAAGATCAAGAACGGGTGCAGGACGTCAGGTTGAGTGACGGGGCGCCAGGCGGCTACGAAGAGGTCAGCGTCAATCCTGATCCGGGTAAACGGGCAAGCCTCGGCGAGAAAGAACCGTCTCCGGTGAGTACAGGCCTCAATATCAACATCGACCCCGCCGCCCGGGAAATCACCGACTCGTTCATGAGCGTCGAGCAGGAAGCCTCAAACTTCCTCAGGAAAACATTCGCCGAGCTCGCGCAAAAGGCAAAAACCCCTGCTGACAAAGACATGTGGGATATGGACCCCGATGACACATTTCTGGTGACCTTCGACTACAACACCACAGGAGAACGGCCCTACCCCGCGAAAGTCATCCAGAGAATCTCGCTCACCCAGGCACTGATTCAAAATGCGCAGCAAACGCCTGTGGGCCAGGGTTACGCAGTGCCTTTTTATGCCGGCGGCCCGGAGGTCATCATTAAACCGGATCTGGAAACGCTCCGGCCTGGAACGTTCGACCTCTCAAGCCGCTTTAACCCCTATCAGGAACAGGCCAATACCACCCACACGTTCCAGGGTATTTACAAAGAGTCCGCCGATGAAGCAGCACCTGTTTATAACGGAGGCAACCAGAGTTCACTCACGCCTGCCGAGTTCAAAAAGCTGATATGGAAGGCGGACTTCCAACAGCCCTACAACGCGTTCCTGAATGACTTCTGGACCCGCCACCTCGAAAAATACCCTGCGCTGGCCAAGGCCTCGTTCATCCAGTCAGCCATGACCCAACATCAAGAGGGCAGCCTGACCTCACAGGGTCGGGCGTTGGTCATGCGGGCCGCCGGCCTGCCAGGAAACCAGGCGTCCTGGCCGGACATCAAGTATGAGGACTTGCTTAAGAACCCGCCCAGGGATCCCGGCCTGGAGACCGGCCTGCTCAAACTCGGCAGTTATCCAGCCACCGACCTTGTCTACGTAACGGATGCCAACAGCACGCCTGCGTTGACGCTGCTTTACATCCCCGGCAACTCGTCCCCTCTCCACAGCTTCGGCAGCCAGGCAGAAATGAAAACGTGGCTTGCAAAACAAATGGCCGCCCCGGCCAAACGTGATGCGATGGCGTTGCACTTTGCCTTGAAAGATAAACCCAACGGTTTTACACGGGCCGGCATCGACGAGACGCTGGCCGGGCTCGGGGCCTGGCCTGCAAAACGTGAAACGCCAGGCGGGCTACTCAACTACGACCACAGGGCTTTCACCGGTTTTTGGGACCCGCAAACCTTCATCACCACCGAGCCCAGTCATTTACCGTTCGAGGAAATGGCGAAGCGCCAAAAAGATCGTTCCTATGCGGATGCCGACATTCGGATAACCAGTGATGCGGACGAAACCAAAAAGGCACTGCTGTCTGGTCTTGAAAAAACCAAAAAAGCCGCGCTGTTTCTGGCCCCGCTGGCGTTGGTGATGCCTGAGGTGGCATTGGCGCTGGATGCCTTTTACCTGGCTGACGCGGCCAGCACCACGGTAATTGGCCTCGACGACGAGCTACACGGCAAGCCAAAGGGCACCGAACATATGGTGTTCGGTCTTTTCAACGCCGCGACAGTCGTCGTACCCCGACTCGTGAACGCCTTCCGGACGGCAGAAGGTACAGCCGGCAACGTCGAACCCAACACTGTTTACGCCGTTGAAAACCCGGCGCCGAACTCCCTGATGGGCGTGGAACCTCATGTGCCACGCGTCGATGCTCCGTTGCCCGACTTCAGCCTTCACGCCCTGCCTGACCATTTTCTTGAAGGCCGTGCCCTTCGGGGGGACGGCACTTATCAAGTCGGTGAGCAGTTCTACGTACGCTACACCGACGGTACCGGCGTCAACAGGGCGTTTGAGATCAGCCGCAACTACAAGGTCGAAAATGGATACGTTCGGGTGATCGACCCCAATACGGGGAAGACGGTGATGTTCCTGGAGTCGGCAGGTCACGGTGAATGGCGCTTGAACACCCTGAAAGGCGGCGGCAGGAAGTTCATCAAGCCTGCACCGCAAAAAGCCCCGCTCGCGAAAGAAAACGCGGTGCCAGGCATTTCAGCGAAAACGCCATTGGCCAATCATCAGGATTGGCAATCCATACTGGATTCGGGCACGTACGCCGGGCAGCCGGTTTACATTCACTACACCGACAAGGCTGGCGCAGAGGCAATCGCTCAAGGGCAAAGCATTACGGATGCGACACGGGGCGCAACACGCGCGGGCTCCAAGGGTGGCATATACGTCAACCCTCCCGGTCAGCAATTCAACGGCGAGAATGTCCAAGACCTGTTGTTTCTGGGTAACGAGCGCTATTTGGGCAGGGGCAACTACATGGTGATATTCAGCACCGACCAGGCGCCCGAGGAACTCGGCGCCATTACCGCCGGCAGCCCGTTCGTCGAGCTGAGGATGCCCAAGGAAATCAAGCTGAAACCGTCGAACTTTCTGTACTTGGGACCGAACAACTTCCCCAACTACTTCGGTTGA
- a CDS encoding ABC transporter ATP-binding protein/permease, with translation MNQNAEYSAVNDAVHGHFFRRTWAMITPYWRSEEKGKAWLLLAAVIGLSLFSVAISVWINHWYKDFYNALEKKDTAAFWQLIGYFGGIAAVAILGAVYRLYLTQMLTIRWRAWLTEKHFARWLAHKNYYQLEQGGYTDNPDQRISEDLNNFTSSTLSLGLGLLRNVVSLVSFSIILWGVSGSIEVFGITIPGYMFWCALLYAAVGSWLTHLIGRRLIGLSNQQQRFEADLRFSMVRVRENAESIALYNGEPNENQRLSARFGKVWHNFWDIMKVSKRLTFFTAGYSQIAIIFPFIVAAPRYFTGKIELGELMQINSAFGNVQENFSWFISAYSELASWRATSDRLLSFHQAMRENEERAPAIDVRPQGERLVVQDLGMDLADGRHLLTHGDMTVEPGQRVMLSGRSGSGKSTLLRAMGHLWPAGHGSILLPAARYLFLPQKPYLPIGTLKAALSYPQAESVYPAERYAQVLETCRLPHLVARLDEANHWQRMLSPGEQQRLAFARALLFAPQWLYMDEATSAMDEEDEATLYQALIDELPGLSVVSVGHRSSLKRFHGRHVRIEGGLLQEQQPA, from the coding sequence ATGAATCAGAACGCTGAGTACTCCGCGGTCAACGACGCGGTGCATGGGCACTTCTTTCGCCGAACCTGGGCGATGATCACGCCCTATTGGCGCAGTGAAGAGAAGGGCAAGGCCTGGCTGTTGCTGGCCGCGGTGATCGGGCTGTCGCTGTTCAGCGTGGCCATTTCCGTGTGGATCAACCACTGGTACAAGGATTTCTACAACGCCCTGGAGAAAAAGGACACGGCGGCGTTCTGGCAGCTGATCGGCTATTTCGGCGGCATCGCAGCCGTGGCCATCCTCGGTGCGGTGTACCGTTTGTACCTAACCCAGATGCTGACCATCCGCTGGCGTGCCTGGCTCACTGAAAAACACTTCGCGCGCTGGCTCGCGCACAAGAACTATTACCAGCTGGAGCAGGGTGGTTACACCGATAACCCGGACCAGCGGATTTCCGAAGACCTCAACAACTTCACCTCCAGCACTCTGAGCCTGGGGCTTGGCTTGCTGCGCAACGTGGTTAGCCTGGTGTCGTTCTCCATTATTTTGTGGGGCGTGTCGGGCAGCATTGAAGTGTTTGGTATCACCATCCCCGGGTACATGTTCTGGTGTGCGTTGCTGTATGCCGCTGTCGGCAGCTGGCTGACGCACCTGATCGGTCGTCGTTTGATCGGCCTGAGCAACCAACAACAACGTTTCGAAGCGGACCTGCGTTTCTCCATGGTGCGCGTGCGCGAGAACGCCGAAAGCATCGCGCTGTACAACGGCGAGCCCAACGAGAATCAGCGTTTAAGTGCGCGTTTCGGCAAGGTCTGGCACAACTTCTGGGACATCATGAAAGTGTCCAAGCGCCTGACCTTCTTTACCGCCGGCTACAGCCAGATTGCGATCATCTTTCCGTTTATCGTGGCCGCGCCGCGTTACTTCACCGGCAAGATCGAGCTGGGCGAGCTGATGCAAATCAACTCGGCCTTCGGCAACGTGCAGGAGAATTTCAGTTGGTTTATCAGCGCGTATTCCGAGCTGGCCTCGTGGCGCGCCACCAGTGACCGTCTGCTGAGCTTCCATCAGGCCATGCGCGAAAACGAGGAGCGTGCCCCGGCCATCGATGTGCGCCCGCAAGGCGAGCGCCTGGTGGTGCAAGACTTGGGTATGGACCTGGCCGATGGCCGTCACCTGCTCACCCATGGCGACATGACAGTAGAGCCAGGCCAACGTGTGATGCTCAGTGGTCGTTCCGGCAGCGGCAAGAGCACGCTGCTGCGGGCGATGGGGCATCTGTGGCCGGCGGGGCACGGCAGTATTCTTCTGCCGGCCGCGCGCTACCTGTTCCTGCCGCAAAAGCCCTACCTGCCGATTGGCACGTTGAAGGCCGCATTGAGTTATCCACAAGCCGAGAGCGTTTACCCGGCAGAGCGTTATGCACAGGTCCTGGAAACCTGCCGCTTGCCGCACCTGGTTGCGCGCCTGGACGAGGCCAACCACTGGCAACGCATGCTCTCGCCGGGTGAGCAACAGCGTCTGGCCTTTGCGCGTGCGCTGTTGTTTGCGCCGCAATGGCTGTACATGGACGAAGCGACGTCGGCCATGGATGAAGAAGATGAAGCCACGTTGTATCAGGCGTTGATCGATGAGCTGCCGGGGTTGAGTGTTGTCAGCGTCGGCCATCGCAGCAGCCTCAAGCGTTTCCATGGGCGGCATGTGCGGATTGAGGGTGGGTTGTTGCAGGAGCAGCAACCGGCTTAA